The genomic segment CGTTTGTGTTTGGCCGGGAATGTTTCCGGCCACCATGAGGGTGGCTCCAAATTCCCCCATCGCCCTGGCAAAGCCCAGGACCAATCCGGCCAAGACCCCTCTGTAGCCAAGGGGGAGCATAATATAACGGAACACTTGCCACCGATTGGCCCCATCCAGCTGGGCTGCCTTTAGAATTTCATGTTCTATGGATTCAAAGGCCGTTTGAATGGGACGAATGATTAAGGGCAGTGAAGCGATGGCAGCAGCAATAACCGCCGCTTTCCACGTAAACACGATGGGGGAGCCTGTCCAATGTTCAATTATCCGCCCCACAAGGCCATCCCGCCCGATCACAAGCAGCAAGTAATAGCCTAAAACGGTTGGCGGAAGAACGAGGGGAATGACCGTGATCAATGATAAAATTTTTGTCCAACGGTTTTGCCACTGTACAAACATCCAGGCACACACGATGCCAATCAATAAAGCCACAAAGGTTGCCAGAGCAGCCACTTTTAACGACAAATAGAGTGGAAAAGCAATCGTCTCCATCTTAACTCCTATCAATGTTGCGGTCGTGGTGATTTGAAACCATAGTTTATGAGCATTTCTTGCCCTTTGGGGGACAAAATAAAGTCACTAAACAGCCGGGCCTCTTCTTTCCGTTTGCTCGCCTTTACAATTCCTAAAGCCTGTACCAACGGTTCATCCGTTTCGATCAACTCAAATGACAGAGGGGAATGCTGGGCAATGGCAGCCGCGACCAGCCCCACTTCAGCATTTCCTGTTTCCACCACTTGCAGGGCTTGGCGCACACTGTCAGCGTAGACGATTTTCTCCTGCACGTGGTCCCATACGCCCAGTTCCTGCAATATCTCTTTTGCCTTCCGGCCATAGGGAGCATGCTCAGGGTTGGCAATGACAATCCGTTCAATGTGAGGGGAAACTAAGCGTTCCACACTCATCTCAGGAAACTGATCTTCAGCGAAAATCAAC from the Caldalkalibacillus thermarum genome contains:
- the modB gene encoding molybdate ABC transporter permease subunit translates to METIAFPLYLSLKVAALATFVALLIGIVCAWMFVQWQNRWTKILSLITVIPLVLPPTVLGYYLLLVIGRDGLVGRIIEHWTGSPIVFTWKAAVIAAAIASLPLIIRPIQTAFESIEHEILKAAQLDGANRWQVFRYIMLPLGYRGVLAGLVLGFARAMGEFGATLMVAGNIPGQTQTLAIAIYDAVQANRMTEAHLMAVVLSGTTLLLLFIVTQVVKQNV
- the modA gene encoding molybdate ABC transporter substrate-binding protein, encoding MYLIGFVGLLGIILCTGCAEDQPDEQALTVAAASDLYHVFSELGEAFTEETGIQVRFTFGATGQLTQQIRHGAPFDLFAAADETYIDQLLEAGFIETGSKEVYALGQIGLIFAEDQFPEMSVERLVSPHIERIVIANPEHAPYGRKAKEILQELGVWDHVQEKIVYADSVRQALQVVETGNAEVGLVAAAIAQHSPLSFELIETDEPLVQALGIVKASKRKEEARLFSDFILSPKGQEMLINYGFKSPRPQH